The following nucleotide sequence is from Stigmatopora argus isolate UIUO_Sarg chromosome 18, RoL_Sarg_1.0, whole genome shotgun sequence.
TATAACGGATTCTGGAAGAAAGTGAGCAGTTATTTTCCTGCATTAAAATACGTGTGCTTTGCTTCTGCAGGGCATGGACAGCCTTCTTACCTCGCGTGTGCCCCTGTCCGAGTGCCAAACGGACGTACGGCAAACTCAAATGAGATTTCATTTTGTCCACCGCTACTGCCAGGGTTACAGATTGCGCCAAAACACTGAGGCGACCCTGACCGTGGCCAGACCAGGGGGCCTAGATGAGGtcaaaagtggaaaaacaaaatcagGTATTGTTTGAAATGGACCCGTTGGACAGATCACATGACACTCTTGCGCCGTACCCCAAATGCACTTTGCAGTTTGACAATTTTTCTAATGTTTGAGATGAACAACAAACATGTTTTGACACTTATTGAACCATTTTCATCTCACGGCATAAAAGAACTGAAATAAACGTTGCTTAAACCAGCGCAAAAAGTAACGAGCTAAAGAATGACCTTTTCTGCCTTTACGATGCGGAGAGACCTGTCACAATTGATGATGTGTTTTGACACTTCCTCAACAACCGCACCGAGGACTGAAGCTCTGCAGAATAGGTTGACCTGAGTCTTGTCGGAGTCACAtctttaaaaagacaaattgaGAAGCACATGACATTCAGCGACATAAAAAAAGTCTGTTCAGGTAggatttttcttcaattttcgTCTGTTTTCTCGTCAAAACGGTCACGTTTACCGTATTTCCCAAACTAAGGCGCACGTAGAATCCTTGAATTTCACCTAAAATGGGCAGTGAGCGTTatagtttttaaattaaatccatacctgtcaacctcggccaatttctcttcctattaatgattgcaattccccttattaagcgatataaaataatgcaaatgcAACAACACGTCACATGTTTACTTACATAggccgcacttaaaagtctcaaattttcggggtgcccaatcagtatgcactaaattcaagatgactgtctgggtacattgcttgtttGTCTAACCTGAGTGGatcttggactaaaactccatCCAAAGCCTGGAATTGCTTCATGACAACATTTAATACATCATCTTGGCATTGGAATTCCACAATGTGACTGTAAGGGAAGTCCACATTGGCCTGATTCAGCACGGACACCTGACCACCACCTGGAACAACATAGAGAAGACTCGTAAGAATCGCCTCTACTTTTTAACCCCCTCCCCAAAATGGCGACCGCTCACCAAGTCCTCCAACCAGCCAGTCGTTCACTCCTCCGGAAACGCTGTCCCAAGACGTGTGTGGCGAAAAGACGGCGATCCCCGCTTCGATGGCTCGGACCGCCAAACGCTGCTTCCAATCCTTCTGGACTAGACGTTTCATTGGTCGGAAGATCGGCGGATGGTAGGAAAGGATGAAATCACAGCCTCGGGTCAGCGCTTCGTCCATGACGGCCTCGGTGAGGTCGTTGGTCAAGAGGACGTTCTTGACGGGCCGCGGGACGCTCGGCTCCACCAGCAGGCTCACGTTGTCCCATGGCTCGGCTAGTGAGAGGGGCGCAAGGTCCTCCAGAACTTTTAGAAGGTCTTTCAGATCCATGGGACCGGCGTGGTGGGCAGAAGGACGTTGGGGGAGTGAGGAGATACGAAGGGGTCCAAGTTGTGCACCAGATGTGTTCCGAAATATCTTCGAGAAGTTCTTACATCCGGACAGTATCAACCCAGACCTGCCATGATGAAATTAATAGATTTATGCTGTATCCAGTCATTTCAATAAGGACCACTAACTTAAAATGGGAGTATTTTGACTTCCGAGTTTTTGCTGTGAGACGAATTAAACTCAATGACTGGTTTATTGCACCTGTACATGTTTTCTTACAAATTCCTTGAGCTTTTACATAATTCGTCcaataaaaaaacggaaaataaGTTCATCATTAGTggttgattaaaaaagaaaactccggtaatattaaatatttatattaagtAGTACTAATTGACTCTGGTCACAGTGTTTAGCATCCAATAGTCACTGGCACAAATACATCGTAGTTAGCACGATTGTAACGTGTAAATTGATATGCAATCTCGTTGTGGGTAAAACAATATTATAGTCGTCAGTTTAAcgtttatatttattaatttaacaCTGACGTTAGCACTGCAGGACGATCTTGCACGAACTTACATGAGGAGAATACAGCCCACTTCCTGTTTACGGTGACGTCACATCACTTTCGCTTTTGATTGGTCATCCGGAtattgggtcagaactccatTGTTTTTTGGCGGTCTTTTTGATTGTTTCTGTCACAGGTTCGACGAATGCACGGCTGTTGTTGATGAGATTCTTTAAGCTAATCGTATCATTTTGCTTTAAACTGTgacaatatttactattttatcccattttcattcttttgctgttatttaaatgatttttttccactcgtccaaaccatttgaactgcCTCATTCGCTGTCAGCCTCCTCAtttaaatggactggacgtctatggcGGCCCGACGTGTCGGCCTCACGCTTCTGGcgtcgtgggttcaatcccaggttggttctcatgtgttgagtttgcatgttctccccgtcaTTGCGTGGTTTTTCTATTGTGGTTTCCTCctatatccccaaaacatgcctgCTAGGCTAATTGAGGGTTAGCCTCCAGCGACACCTATGAGGATAAcgttttagaaaatgaatggacgtctatgaccatcaatgggagccaatgagttaaccatTTAAACAAAGAAACATTGAAGCCCAACTCAAGTTTTTGGttttaacaataacaaaacacacacacaaacagacaaaaatcacGGCCTTTACATGCCGCCATTTTGTAAATTAGTAAATGTTTTCAAGTGAACAGGGAAAGGTCAAGGGAGCTAAATTAGATGATCGCATCTGATCCCTTCACTAAAAACAAAACCGAGCGTGAGTTGGTCAATTTGGAGGTGAGTGAAGGTCCCGCTCGGACTGGCAGCATCGCCCGTGAAACTCAATCTGAGAGATTACGGGGGATTAAGGCGATAAAAGGTCCGTGCCGAATGTCGGAGGGATAAGGTCCGCTGTTACGTCATGTCATTCCGGCCACCATCACGCAAATGTCAATGGAAACGGCTGAAGTGGCGCATGGCGTTAAATGGGAAAATTTACTAATCTGCGTAATTAAGTGTTCGTGCTGGATTGCTTATCGTGATAATTCATCTTTAGCCGGGAGGGAGGGATAGGGGTGTGTGGCATCATCGGTTACGTCCAATCGGCGGAGTGGTGGTGACAGATGCGTGTTGAGTGAATGGCTTCATTTGGCTTTATTCGTTGACCTCTGGGCAGACAAAGGTCGGCGTCCATCTGGTCCGGTTGCTCGCTGATGACGACGCTAGGATGAGTCTGCCAATCGGAGCCCGTCGCttccaaaaaaagggaaacttgCCAAATCCAATTCCAATGTTCATTTCAAGTTTTCATGGAAATTGGTTCTGTTCAAATGACAACATTGTCACGTTAAAATGTTGACGTTGAAAGcattttattctcattttaattttactgaatttaaatcttgttattactgcttttttatgtgtgcactttacgGTATTGTTGTCATTGTAGtagtatcatgacaataaaggccttcaattcaattttactttttatttgtcaaaagaATCGTTTCATTTGAGGGAAaataatatgtaaatattttaaaatgattgaatggcTTCATATGGAAATGTGAAACTAGATGACAAAATTATCGAGTTCTaccataaaataacattttccgcTCTAATGTTCTCTGAATACTTGAATAATaccaaaaacaattaaaatatatcATCTCTCTTCTCAATCCCCTCCCTAAACATGCCATCGTTTGACTTTGCAAGgacacaaaaatactttttgggcgGGGCAATCTCTTTATCCCGAAACTCCTCCAAATCCAAGGCAGACGCGCTTCCTTAATCCAAAACATTTCACCACAACATTGGactgcattattttttattttccaaatccCATCTGCAGCACATCCATAGATCAGTGCTTTATTACACAACCAGTCAGCTACCTGTTATGCAACTAGCTTGTTTTTTGGGAGGCGGGGTTTGCATTTGGATCAATATTATGACATTTTTTGTccgattcatttgaactggaagggttGGCAGGGAATGAACGAAAGGACcttctagttcaaatggatggggCGTCTAGCATCGTCAATGGTAAAGTATTGCTGCGTTCATGTACTGCTCTGTAAATAAGAGCATTGTCAACGGcaggtggattggacgtctattgacgtcaatggcaataaaGTGGATAAATAATGCAAAACTAAAGCGCTGAATGACGTAGACGAATGTGAAGGTCGCCAACCGTGGTCACTGGTGGGACATCATCCTGACAAATTCTGCGGGAAAGAAACACGATTATTTTCCTTAAGGAAagtgaaatatgaaatattcacgccaaaatatgaaaaaaaaaaaccttgacatGAGTGCTCCAACTCAAGAGTTTTTTTCCGTTTTCAAAACGTTAAAATATATCATTAAACatctaattatatattttatattgatttttttctatattatttttattgtcattttccatAGTGCTTAtcctaacaaaaaatatataattacacatctaatgatatattttatatagatatttatttaatattatttttattgtcattttccatAGTGCTTAtcctaacaaaaaatatataattacacatctaatgatatattttatataaatatttttttctatagtatttttattgtcattttccatGGTGCTTAtcctaacaaaaaatatataattacacatctaatgatatattttatatagatattttttccatattatttttattgtcattttccatAGTGCTTATcctaacaaaaatatataattacacatctaatgatatattttatatagatattttttctatattattttgttgtcattttccatagtgcttatcctcacaaaggtcgcggggggtgctggagcctatcccagccaattatgggcaccatatattcatatatttctttttaattcagtatttttttttcagttgcgTTATTTCATTCGAtatttattcccaaaatgatggatAATTTTTGTATATATGTTACATGTAAATAATGTTAACACATTGTCTGTCGCTGATGGatataggcgtccaatccatttgaagatgGAGGCTTGACAGTGAATGAAGAAATGCTAATTATCTACCACCCTCCCACATCAAGATGATTCTTCAGGATTCTCCGTGAAACTTTCGGAGGTGAGTGTTCATTCCCACGCATTTTGTGATCATTTCATTtccaaatagaaaataaaacgcTTGAGTAGAAGTCACTctgaaattgacatttttttcggGCCTTTTGGTACCTTCAAAATCTACCGTGCCGTCCCCGTTGTCGTCGGCCTCTTTGACGATGGCGTCGATCTCCCGCCTGTTCATGTGCTCCCCCATCAGCTTGATCATGGCCGAGCGTAGCTCTTCGGTGGTGAtctcgccgtcgccgtccgCGTCGAACTACGATTAGAAAACGGCGAGCGTTCCAGCCGATCCAAAGGTTCAAAAGGTCGGCGGAGGTCAAACCTCTTTAAAGGCGTTTTTCAGCTCTTTGACGCCGATCATGCCGGATGTTTCCGCCAGAAGTTTGGGGGCCATCAAATCCACAAAATCTTCAAAATCCACGCGGCCCCCCACTGAACAATAAAATTGGTAAATTGAtatttacaattaaaaataaaaatccaatttaatcCGGACTGTCAGAACCAATTTAATAGTTAATAgtaaatacagatttttttcatcAGTTGACTCATTGTTTTGTCTATGAAGTAGATTTATGTTCCAGAATTCCCAATATTTTTCTCTATTCTGCTTTTTTGATAGtagtttttcaaaaataataataactttatattctttatttttcttttgtttattttttttaattaatagaccgttagaaaatacaaaagggaagactatatatatataaaaacactgTTAGGTCAAAAATGTCTGTAAACAACATcctttcttcattcattttccatatcgcttatcctcacaagggtcgcggggggtgctggagcctatcctaactAACTATAggcagcctgaattggtggccagccaatcgcagggcacaaggagacagacaaccaatcacttttaccctagagcaggggtgtcagactcgggttggttcgcgggccgctttaacgtcaacttgatttcacgtgggctggaccattttagatataatatttagattttttttaataaattgattaaaagaactgaattaaaagccctgaatattcagttttttatagatctaaaacaatgtttattttagcttttttatatatttttagattttacaaaatgatttttgaactaaaaacacagaaaaaaatggatttaaaaattacaattattgatttaaaagggggaaaatcaggaaatttaatatacatctatactatacattttaatttgatcctaaaacagaaagtcggcactcatgatttactttcccgggccacacaaaatgatgcggcgggccagatttggcccccgggccgccaatttGACACAAGTGCCCTAGAGGCACAGTTTccagtgttcaactagcctagcatgcatgttttggacatgtgggagaaaactggagtacccgaagaaaacccacgcaaccccgggaagaacatgcaacctccacacaggAATTTCCAAACCTGGGaccgaaccctcgacctcagaactgtgaagccgacggcCTAACCACccctccaccgggccgctaaACAATATCCCATGTGTCAAAAGAGTTTTCACCTCATTTGAACAATCGATGATTTTTGACGTTCCAAAGAAAGTTCCACAAAGGTGCACTCACGGTTCATGTTGATGTTTTGTCCCAGCTCGATGAGTTCCATCTCGGTGGGCATGTAGCCCATGGTCCTCATCAGGTTGCCCAAGTCCTTACAGCTGATCAGGCCGTCCTTGTCCTTGTCAAACTCGTTAAAGGCATCGCGCAGCTCTGCGCAAACGGCCACCAAATCGCGCAATTAAAACCACGCCACCCCTAAAAGGCGGCATTCAAAAACACGACTTACCGTCTATCTCCTCCTCCGCCAGATcccttgactgcaaaaaaaatgtggaagattcaaattaggggggaaaaaagtcaaatggattggacgtctactattaAACTCATTGAAAGACGACCAATCCTATTGAGGTAACAGTGCAGTACATGTTAATAATTTTAGTACAGTTTAATTAGAGTAGAGTACATGTTAACTTATAGTTTAAATGTGTTCATTCGATGCCAACCCTCCgacttcaaatggtttggacgtcttgTTATAAACTCATTGAAAGATGACCAATCCCATTGGGTTACAGTACATGTTAACAATTTTAATACAGTATAATTAAATCACAGTACATGTTGACTTATATTGactatatatacttatatgtTTGAAAAagataggtgttttttttatttttttagatttttgatacgtttttatttattgaaaaataacagaaaaaattgtaatttttttattgatttattttatttcatgtaaaaggaaaaaaaacagtaaatattttgttactgcaaaaattattttaaattttatcacaaaatatcatttattttgcagtattttatatttttactctCTTATGCTCCCtcgagcaaaaacaaaacaaaattgaattaattacTGATTGACTTACTCTGATCCCGATATAATTACAGACATTAAAgtagtttgttaaaaaaaattccccaaataaaatgtgactaaaaaaatgacttgggtAACTCAAATCTGTACGCAGACTCCCTCCCTAAGTCATTTGCTGTCAAAATGAAAAGCAACAGAAGTCATACTTACAATATTTTTCCCGCCTCGCAGGAAAATGCACGCTTCCCCCAAACTCATGTCTGCAAaaggcaaaagcaaaaagtcacTTTGGCCGCCCAACTTTCCGCTCGAGCCTTTTCCTCTCACCTTCTTGATGGCGTCAACCAATCAATGGCATTGCACGACAGCTGACCCGTCTGAATGTCGCCACCAAGGTGATGGCGAGGCAGCATCCA
It contains:
- the cabp5a gene encoding calcium-binding protein 5a, which translates into the protein MSLGEACIFLRGGKNISRDLAEEEIDELRDAFNEFDKDKDGLISCKDLGNLMRTMGYMPTEMELIELGQNINMNLGGRVDFEDFVDLMAPKLLAETSGMIGVKELKNAFKEFDADGDGEITTEELRSAMIKLMGEHMNRREIDAIVKEADDNGDGTVDFEEFVRMMSHQ
- the nif3l1 gene encoding NIF3-like protein 1 isoform X1 — protein: MSGLILSGCKNFSKIFRNTSGAQLGPLRISSLPQRPSAHHAGPMDLKDLLKVLEDLAPLSLAEPWDNVSLLVEPSVPRPVKNVLLTNDLTEAVMDEALTRGCDFILSYHPPIFRPMKRLVQKDWKQRLAVRAIEAGIAVFSPHTSWDSVSGGVNDWLVGGLGGGQVSVLNQANVDFPYSHIVEFQCQDDVLNVVMKQFQALDGVLVQDPLRCDSDKTQVNLFCRASVLGAVVEEVSKHIINCDRSLRIVKAEKAPWSGHGQGRLSVLAQSVTLAVAVDKMKSHLSLPYVRLALGQGHTRESVIRTVAVCAGSGASVLNGVQADLYVTGEMSHHEVLDAVARGTSVILSDHSNSERGYLAVFREKLIKKVPPEVVVTLSDADKDPLEVV
- the nif3l1 gene encoding NIF3-like protein 1 isoform X2, with product MDLKDLLKVLEDLAPLSLAEPWDNVSLLVEPSVPRPVKNVLLTNDLTEAVMDEALTRGCDFILSYHPPIFRPMKRLVQKDWKQRLAVRAIEAGIAVFSPHTSWDSVSGGVNDWLVGGLGGGQVSVLNQANVDFPYSHIVEFQCQDDVLNVVMKQFQALDGVLVQDPLRCDSDKTQVNLFCRASVLGAVVEEVSKHIINCDRSLRIVKAEKAPWSGHGQGRLSVLAQSVTLAVAVDKMKSHLSLPYVRLALGQGHTRESVIRTVAVCAGSGASVLNGVQADLYVTGEMSHHEVLDAVARGTSVILSDHSNSERGYLAVFREKLIKKVPPEVVVTLSDADKDPLEVV